In a single window of the Biomphalaria glabrata chromosome 13, xgBioGlab47.1, whole genome shotgun sequence genome:
- the LOC106057382 gene encoding angiopoietin-1 encodes MARLFLRLVLCVFVVSLISSELVIDVQPNVISPEITAQLVVNCSITNNQVQYLDVIKSLTLSRYNETIREFDELIALDSLTQNLKQFVRFKYSQISFGNLYITLTLPNPTQFDARIYRCNATGANSEGTNISLFAKMAVEYETNSTALIEEIRRIKKDENKCSLKKDDLSDIKQRWRVYFSESSKIIKERIEPLTLKCTFQILTPDENETSRLQSLYILHETNGVVANINKDQAVITTIQGGNFENAQGEISGNQSKESYLQVTWSNLKHSDSGKYFCEAHVKHSKGKAERLNEMLTIKVISPTIDDLMEVIQKLVTQVDGDKESLQDVKQNIKNIKEDLNTKEQNIISIKEDLNTKQQSIISIKEEFKTKQENIQKDVTINQQNIQKIKEELDSKEQSMIRIREDFSACQQNISAFKENLEIMFVNLSTSFMQVKTQINKGNQEDQHLIPQKICRDVNSTDERVVVTLTSGLKVMCDTKTDGGGWIIFQRRINGKVDFYRGWKEYRDGFGDYAIGEFYLGNEYISKLTSTRNFDLRIDFKYNHKTYFVEYSDFRILNETNKYQLKIGKYKGNASDDFSYHNNMQFSTFDRDNDVDTRNCALLFTGAWWYKACHYSNLNGQWGSKEYSKGANWESITGFGASVSFVEMKIRER; translated from the exons ATGGCGAGATTATTTCTACGCTTGGTTCTCTGTGTGTTTGTAGTCTCATTGATTAGTTCAG AGCTTGTCATTGATGTCCAACCAAACGTCATATCTCCAGAGATAACTGCACAACTTGTGGTCAACTGTTCTATAACTAATAATCAAGTTCAATATCTTGATGTTATCAAATCTCTAACTCTTTCTCGTTATAATGAAACTATCAGAGAGTTTGATGAACTCATAGCTTTGGATTCCTTGACACAAAATCTAAAACAATTTGTGAGATTTAAATATTCACAAATCAGTTTTGGAAACCTGTATATAACTTTAACTCTACCTAACCCAACTCAGTTTGATGCCAGAATATATAGATGTAATGCCACTGGAGCTAATTCCGAAGGGACGaatatttctttgtttgctaaGATGGCAGTAGAATATGAAACAAACTCGACCGCTTTAATTGAAGAGATTCGACGTATCAAGAAAGATGAAAACAAATGCTCTTTAAAGAAAGATGATCTCTCAGACATCAAGCAAA gatggaGAGTTTATTTTTCTGAAAGTTCCAAAATCATTAAAGAACGAATTGAGCCTCTTACTTTAAAATGTACCTTTCag ATTTTGACACCGGATGAAAATGAAACTTCCAGACTACAATCTTTGTATATACTCCATG AGACAAATGGTGTAGTTGCCAATATCAATAAAGACCAAGCTGTTATTACAACAATTCAAGGAGGTAACTTTGAAAATGCTCAAGGTGAAATTTCTGGAAACCAATCAAAAGAATCCTACCTTCAAGTCACGTGGAGCAATCTGAAACACTCAGACTctggaaaatatttttgtgaagcTCATGTTAAACATTCCAAAGGAAAAGCTGAGAGGTTGAATGAAATGTTAACAATAAAAGTTATAAGTCCAACAATTGATGATTTGATGGAAGTAATTCAAAAATTAGTTACACAAGTTGATGGAGACAAGGAAAGCCTGCAAGatgttaaacaaaatataaagaacATTAAAGAAGACTTAAATactaaagaacaaaatattattagCATTAAAGAGGATTTGAATACTAAACAACAAAGTattataagcattaaagaagaattcaaaactaaacaagaaaatattcaaaaagACGTGACTATAAATCAACAAAATATACAGAAAATTAAAGAAGAATTGGATTCCAAAGAACAAAGCATGATAAGGATTAGAGAAGACTTCAGCGCGTGTCAACAGAATATAAGCGCATTTAAAGAAAATCTCGAAATAATGTTTGTTAATCTTTCAACTTCTTTCATGCAAGTGAAGACACAAATTAATAAAG GAAACCAAGAAGACCAACATTTAATACCCCAGAAGATTTGTCGGGACGTCAACAGTACCGACGAGCGTGTGGTGGTAACATTAACTTCCGGGTTAAAGGTCATGTGTGACACCAAGACAGACGGCGGTGGATGGATCATCTTTCAGAGAAGAATCAACGGAAAAGTAGATTTCTATAGAGGCTGGAAGGAGTATCGTGACGGCTTTGGAGATTATGCAATCGGCGAATTTTATTTGGGGAACGAATATATTTCTAAGTTAACATCCACAAGAAATTTCGATCTGAGAATTGATTTTAAGTATAACCACAAGACCTATTTTGTGGAATACTCGGATTTTAGGATATTAAATGAAACGAACAAGTACCAATTAAAGATAGGAAAATATAAAGGAAATGCTAGTGACGACTTCTCGTACCACAATAATATGCAATTTAGTACCTTTGATAGAGACAACGACGTCGATACAAGAAACTGTGCATTACTATTCACAGGTGCATGGTGGTACAAAGCTTGCCATTATTCCAACCTTAACGGTCAATGGGGAAGTAAGGAATATAGCAAGGGCGCTAACTGGGAAAGCATAACTGGATTTGGAGCTAGTGTCTCCTTTGTAGAGATGAAAATCAGAGAAAGATAG